A stretch of the Desulfurellaceae bacterium genome encodes the following:
- a CDS encoding Dyp-type peroxidase: MSSHTPRPQSAIIPEPSRHAVFLILGVHDPEKNGPAVAKILTEVPALIESLGATDRDAALVGSVGFGSGFWDVISPGRRPAGLRPFSAIDAAGQTAPSTGGDVLVHLIAERQDLNFELAMQLRTCLGDRVAVMDEVHGFRYLDSRDLTGFIDGTENPEGDAERAEVALIGAEDSEFAGGSYVFTQRYVHQLTKWAAISEQEQEGAVGRRKADSEELPDDIKPPTAHISRVVIEEDGEELEIVRHSFPYGTLDEHGLFFIAYTKDLGIPEKMLRRMLGTSGDGHHDRLMDFTQAVSGAHFFAPSLEVLSQL, translated from the coding sequence ATGTCTTCTCATACGCCTCGCCCACAATCCGCCATCATTCCCGAACCCAGCCGGCACGCCGTATTCCTGATCCTGGGCGTTCACGATCCAGAAAAGAATGGCCCGGCAGTGGCAAAAATTCTGACCGAAGTCCCGGCCTTGATCGAGAGCCTTGGCGCCACCGACCGCGACGCAGCCCTGGTCGGAAGCGTCGGGTTTGGGTCGGGCTTCTGGGATGTCATCTCCCCCGGCAGGCGCCCGGCCGGACTGCGGCCGTTCAGCGCCATTGACGCGGCCGGGCAAACCGCGCCGAGCACCGGCGGGGACGTGCTCGTGCATCTCATTGCCGAGCGCCAAGACCTGAACTTTGAGCTGGCCATGCAGCTCCGCACTTGCCTGGGCGACAGGGTGGCGGTGATGGACGAGGTGCACGGTTTTCGTTACCTCGACTCGCGGGATCTGACCGGTTTCATTGACGGCACCGAAAATCCCGAGGGAGACGCAGAACGGGCCGAGGTCGCCCTGATTGGGGCCGAGGATTCGGAGTTTGCCGGCGGGAGTTATGTCTTCACCCAGCGCTACGTGCATCAGCTGACAAAATGGGCCGCGATCTCCGAGCAGGAACAGGAAGGCGCGGTCGGCCGCCGCAAAGCCGATAGCGAGGAACTCCCGGACGACATCAAACCACCGACCGCCCACATCAGCCGGGTCGTGATCGAAGAGGACGGGGAAGAGCTTGAGATTGTGCGCCACAGCTTTCCCTACGGCACGCTGGACGAGCACGGCCTGTTCTTTATCGCCTACACCAAGGACCTCGGCATCCCGGAAAAAATGCTGCGCCGTATGCTGGGGACGAGCGGCGACGGCCACCATGACCGCCTGATGGACTTCACCCAGGCCGTGTCCGGGGCGCACTTCTTTGCCCCGTCTCTCGAAGTCCTGAGCCAACTCTGA
- a CDS encoding HigA family addiction module antidote protein, translated as MPIKRSDVDRGRIDFSDVISGRRLPPVHPGEILRDEFLAPLELSVYRLSQILKVSRPRLNDIVHGRRAVTTDTALRLGYYFGTTPEFWLNLQTRYDLDVAEHTLRRKIEREVTPRAA; from the coding sequence ATGCCTATCAAACGCAGCGATGTGGACCGGGGACGGATAGACTTCTCGGACGTGATCTCCGGACGGCGGCTGCCGCCGGTCCATCCCGGCGAGATTCTCCGTGACGAATTCCTGGCGCCATTGGAACTCAGCGTGTACCGGCTCTCACAGATACTCAAGGTGTCACGACCGCGGTTGAACGATATCGTGCATGGACGCCGTGCCGTTACGACGGATACCGCGCTCCGCCTCGGCTACTATTTCGGGACGACGCCGGAGTTCTGGCTCAATCTTCAGACTCGCTACGATCTCGATGTCGCCGAGCATACGCTGCGCCGTAAGATCGAGCGGGAGGTCACCCCGCGTGCGGCATGA
- a CDS encoding DUF488 domain-containing protein, whose product MKIYTLGFTKKSAATFFELLRESDAKRLVDVRLNNISQLAGFAKKDDLEYFLKKICRMEYVHLPELAPTKEMLDAYRKEHKDWETYERQFLALMDERRIGTKGIKRTLSNGCLLCSEDKPEHCHRRLVAEYLERQWGGVEIVHLG is encoded by the coding sequence TTGAAAATATATACCCTTGGCTTCACGAAAAAATCCGCTGCCACTTTCTTTGAACTCCTGCGTGAGTCCGACGCAAAACGTTTGGTCGATGTCCGGCTGAACAATATCTCCCAACTGGCGGGATTCGCCAAAAAAGACGACCTCGAATACTTTCTGAAAAAAATTTGTCGGATGGAGTACGTTCATTTGCCGGAACTCGCCCCTACCAAAGAGATGCTGGACGCCTATCGTAAAGAGCACAAGGATTGGGAAACGTATGAGCGCCAGTTTTTGGCCCTTATGGATGAGCGCCGCATCGGCACGAAGGGGATAAAAAGGACGCTCTCCAACGGCTGCCTGTTATGCAGTGAGGACAAGCCCGAACACTGCCACCGCCGGCTGGTTGCAGAATATCTCGAAAGGCAATGGGGCGGTGTTGAGATTGTCCATCTGGGATAA
- a CDS encoding SMP-30/gluconolactonase/LRE family protein — protein sequence MATFSLDQVEIFGKGVLQAEGVVIDKDGAAYGAGRNGIVYRVTPDGTVGEIARLPEGSMPNGVTMDREGNIVYCDLAKQAVLRVSQTGQVSLIADQVGDVKLTMPNFASYDAEGNLYVSNSSSAPTLEKALDELAQPAPNGALVRIRPDGRGDVVATGIYLANGTAIAPNEEAVYVLESTRDDCLRIQIKKDGTFGAPEIYSKDFPALPDGMAFDVDGNLYVTLPAKIGGSHALQGIAHQGVNMVPAHQIIKVDTNGQWSLLIDDPEAQKLNFPTNCAFGGPDLQDLYFANLEGDHFSRVHTGVRGHPLYHQR from the coding sequence ATGGCGACATTTTCGCTGGACCAGGTAGAAATTTTTGGCAAAGGCGTTCTTCAGGCTGAAGGCGTGGTCATTGATAAAGACGGCGCGGCCTATGGCGCGGGTCGCAATGGCATTGTGTACAGAGTCACCCCGGACGGGACAGTGGGTGAAATAGCCCGCTTACCGGAGGGCTCCATGCCCAACGGCGTGACCATGGACCGTGAGGGCAATATTGTCTACTGCGACCTGGCCAAGCAGGCCGTGCTGCGCGTCTCCCAGACCGGCCAGGTCTCGCTTATTGCCGACCAGGTGGGCGACGTGAAGCTCACCATGCCGAATTTCGCCAGCTATGACGCGGAGGGGAATTTGTACGTCTCCAATTCGTCGAGCGCTCCGACGCTGGAAAAGGCGCTTGACGAGCTGGCACAGCCGGCCCCGAATGGCGCACTGGTCCGTATCCGCCCGGACGGCCGGGGCGATGTCGTGGCCACCGGTATTTACCTTGCCAACGGGACGGCTATCGCGCCGAATGAAGAGGCGGTCTACGTGCTGGAAAGCACCCGGGATGACTGCCTGCGCATTCAGATCAAGAAAGACGGGACTTTTGGCGCACCTGAAATATACTCCAAAGACTTTCCCGCCCTGCCCGACGGGATGGCCTTTGACGTGGACGGCAATCTCTACGTCACGCTGCCGGCGAAGATAGGCGGCTCACATGCGCTCCAGGGTATTGCCCATCAGGGTGTCAACATGGTTCCGGCCCATCAGATCATCAAAGTGGATACGAATGGGCAGTGGAGTCTGTTGATTGACGACCCCGAAGCGCAAAAGCTGAACTTTCCCACCAACTGCGCGTTCGGCGGTCCGGACTTGCAGGACCTCTATTTTGCCAATCTGGAGGGCGACCATTTCAGTCGGGTGCATACCGGCGTCCGCGGGCATCCGCTCTACCATCAGCGCTAA
- a CDS encoding DUF2442 domain-containing protein has product MPRPVRIRAVEPLEDFRVRLEFTDNTSREIDLEPYLHGPIFEPIRTNAQVFRSVQVDTRMGTIRWENGADIDPDVLYKGIPPAWMEEDESRENRAD; this is encoded by the coding sequence ATGCCGCGCCCAGTACGTATTCGTGCCGTCGAACCGCTGGAGGATTTCAGGGTTCGTCTGGAGTTCACTGACAACACGAGCAGGGAAATCGACCTTGAACCCTATCTGCATGGTCCGATTTTTGAGCCAATTCGGACCAATGCCCAAGTCTTTCGTTCGGTCCAGGTTGATACTCGGATGGGCACGATTCGGTGGGAAAATGGAGCCGACATTGATCCAGACGTATTATACAAAGGCATCCCTCCCGCCTGGATGGAAGAGGACGAGAGCAGAGAGAACCGTGCCGATTAA
- a CDS encoding DUF4160 domain-containing protein, with protein sequence MYYNDHRPAHFHAEYAEHEASFAIDTLEILDGELPRRPRAFVVEWASLHREELRANWERARHGLPLRPIDPLD encoded by the coding sequence ATGTACTACAATGACCATCGCCCGGCGCACTTTCACGCAGAGTACGCCGAACATGAGGCTTCATTTGCAATTGACACGCTGGAAATCCTGGACGGCGAACTGCCGCGTCGTCCCCGAGCTTTTGTAGTCGAGTGGGCTTCTCTGCATCGAGAGGAACTGCGGGCGAATTGGGAAAGAGCGAGACACGGGCTTCCCCTCCGACCAATTGACCCGTTGGACTGA